In Bradysia coprophila strain Holo2 unplaced genomic scaffold, BU_Bcop_v1 contig_350, whole genome shotgun sequence, a genomic segment contains:
- the LOC119080729 gene encoding extensin-like isoform X7 — translation MRANLHLAAVVVLCYIGTTIGKDVVKREAPLPSSNYLPPSQPSSSYGAPSQGSFGGGFGGSSSSFSDAGPLSSYIPPPSGIPSGSYGAPPSAPSRPSSSYGPPSPPSQSYGPPPSRPSSNYGPPSPPSQSYGPPPSRPSSNYGPPSPPSQSYGPPPSRPSSSYGPPPSRPSQSYGPPPSRPSSNYGPPSPPSQSYGPPPSRPSSSYGPPPSRPSQSYGAPPSRPSSNYGPPSPPSQSYGPPPSRPSSSYGPPPSQPSQSYGPPPSRPSSSYGPPPSQPSQSYGPPPSRPSSNYGPPSPPSQSYGPPPSSPPSQSYGPPPSRPSSNYGPPQQSFSPPSTSYGVPAAPLPVAPSSSYGAPSSGGFSSGSSGFGSSGSGGYSSGPSVPATIQQNYDSNGGYQY, via the exons ATGAGGGCAAATTTGCATTTG GCTGCAGTTGTTGTCCTTTGCTACATTGGAACAACAATCGGAAAAGATGTTGTAAAGCGAGAAG CTCCACTACCATCTAGCAATTATTTACCGCCATCTCAACCGTCATCAAGTTACGGAGCCCCAAGTCAGGGTAGCTTCGGAGGTGGATTCGGTGGAAGCTCGTCGAGTTTCAGTGATGCTGGTCCATTGTCCAGTTACATACCGCCACCATCAGGTATCCCATCTGGAAGTTACGGTGCTCCTCCAAGTGCTCCGAGCAG ACCAAGCTCCAGCTATGGTCCTCCCAGTCCACCATCGCAATCATATGGGCCACCACCAAGCAG ACCAAGCTCAAATTATGGTCCTCCCAGTCCACCATCGCAATCATATGGGCCACCACCAAGCAG ACCAAGCTCCAACTATGGACCTCCCAGTCCACCATCGCAATCATACGGGCCACCACCAAGCAG ACCAAGCTCAAGCTATGGACCACCACCCAGTCGACCTTCTCAATCGTATGGCCCACCACCAAGCAG aCCAAGCTCAAACTATGGTCCTCCTAGTCCACCTTCGCAATCGTATGGACCACCACCAAGCAG ACCAAGCTCCAGCTATGGACCACCACCCAGTCGACCTTCTCAATCGTACGGAGCACCACCAAGCAG aCCAAGCTCAAACTATGGTCCTCCCAGTCCACCTTCGCAATCGTATGGACCACCACCAAGCAG ACCAAGCTCTAGCTATGGACCACCACCCAGTCAACCTTCTCAATCTTACGGACCACCACCAAGCAG ACCAAGCTCTAGCTATGGACCACCACCCAGTCAACCTTCTCAATCTTACGGACCACCACCAAGCAG ACCAAGCTCCAACTATGGTCCACCTAGTCCACCTTCGCAATCGTATGGTCCTCCACCAAGCAG TCCACCTTCGCAATCGTATGGACCACCGCCAAGCAG ACCAAGCTCCAATTACGGACCACCTCAACAAAGCTTCAGTCCTCCATCAACCAGTTATGGCGTTCCTGCTGCTCCATTACCAGTAGCACCATCATCAAGTTACGGAGCTCCATCTTCAGGAGGATTCAGCAGTGGTTCAAGTGGATTCGGCTCAAGTGGTTCGGGAGGTTACAGTTCGGGACCATCAGTTCCAGCGACAATTCAACAAAACTACGATTCTAACGGAGGATATCAGTACTAA
- the LOC119080729 gene encoding basic salivary proline-rich protein 3-like isoform X10 — translation MRANLHLAAVVVLCYIGTTIGKDVVKREAPLPSSNYLPPSQPSSSYGAPSQGSFGGGFGGSSSSFSDAGPLSSYIPPPSGIPSGSYGAPPSAPSRPSSSYGPPSPPSQSYGPPPSRPSSNYGPPSPPSQSYGPPPSRPSSNYGPPSPPSQSYGPPPSRPSSSYGPPPSRPSQSYGAPPSRPSSNYGPPSPPSQSYGPPPSRPSSSYGPPPSQPSQSYGPPPSRPSSSYGPPPSQPSQSYGPPPSRPSSSYGPPPSQPSQSYGPPPSRPSSNYGPPSPPSQSYGPPPSSPPSQSYGPPPSRPSSNYGPPQQSFSPPSTSYGVPAAPLPVAPSSSYGAPSSGGFSSGSSGFGSSGSGGYSSGPSVPATIQQNYDSNGGYQY, via the exons ATGAGGGCAAATTTGCATTTG GCTGCAGTTGTTGTCCTTTGCTACATTGGAACAACAATCGGAAAAGATGTTGTAAAGCGAGAAG CTCCACTACCATCTAGCAATTATTTACCGCCATCTCAACCGTCATCAAGTTACGGAGCCCCAAGTCAGGGTAGCTTCGGAGGTGGATTCGGTGGAAGCTCGTCGAGTTTCAGTGATGCTGGTCCATTGTCCAGTTACATACCGCCACCATCAGGTATCCCATCTGGAAGTTACGGTGCTCCTCCAAGTGCTCCGAGCAG ACCAAGCTCCAGCTATGGTCCTCCCAGTCCACCATCGCAATCATATGGGCCACCACCAAGCAG ACCAAGCTCAAATTATGGTCCTCCCAGTCCACCATCGCAATCATATGGGCCACCACCAAGCAG ACCAAGCTCCAACTATGGACCTCCCAGTCCACCATCGCAATCATACGGGCCACCACCAAGCAG ACCAAGCTCCAGCTATGGACCACCACCCAGTCGACCTTCTCAATCGTACGGAGCACCACCAAGCAG aCCAAGCTCAAACTATGGTCCTCCCAGTCCACCTTCGCAATCGTATGGACCACCACCAAGCAG ACCAAGCTCTAGCTATGGACCACCACCCAGCCAACCTTCTCAATCGTACGGACCACCACCAAGCAG ACCAAGCTCTAGCTATGGACCACCACCCAGTCAACCTTCTCAATCTTACGGACCACCACCAAGCAG ACCAAGCTCTAGCTATGGACCACCACCCAGTCAACCTTCTCAATCTTACGGACCACCACCAAGCAG ACCAAGCTCCAACTATGGTCCACCTAGTCCACCTTCGCAATCGTATGGTCCTCCACCAAGCAG TCCACCTTCGCAATCGTATGGACCACCGCCAAGCAG ACCAAGCTCCAATTACGGACCACCTCAACAAAGCTTCAGTCCTCCATCAACCAGTTATGGCGTTCCTGCTGCTCCATTACCAGTAGCACCATCATCAAGTTACGGAGCTCCATCTTCAGGAGGATTCAGCAGTGGTTCAAGTGGATTCGGCTCAAGTGGTTCGGGAGGTTACAGTTCGGGACCATCAGTTCCAGCGACAATTCAACAAAACTACGATTCTAACGGAGGATATCAGTACTAA
- the LOC119080729 gene encoding basic salivary proline-rich protein 2-like isoform X13, producing MRANLHLAAVVVLCYIGTTIGKDVVKREAPLPSSNYLPPSQPSSSYGAPSQGSFGGGFGGSSSSFSDAGPLSSYIPPPSGIPSGSYGAPPSAPSRPSSSYGPPSPPSQSYGPPPSRPSSNYGPPSPPSQSYGPPPSRPSSNYGPPSPPSQSYGPPPSRPSSSYGPPPSRPSQSYGPPPSRPSSNYGPPSPPSQSYGPPPSRPSSSYGPPPSRPSQSYGAPPSRPSSNYGPPSPPSQSYGPPPSRPSSSYGPPPSQPSQSYGPPPSRPSSSYGPPPSQPSQSYGPPPSSPPSQSYGPPPSRPSSNYGPPQQSFSPPSTSYGVPAAPLPVAPSSSYGAPSSGGFSSGSSGFGSSGSGGYSSGPSVPATIQQNYDSNGGYQY from the exons ATGAGGGCAAATTTGCATTTG GCTGCAGTTGTTGTCCTTTGCTACATTGGAACAACAATCGGAAAAGATGTTGTAAAGCGAGAAG CTCCACTACCATCTAGCAATTATTTACCGCCATCTCAACCGTCATCAAGTTACGGAGCCCCAAGTCAGGGTAGCTTCGGAGGTGGATTCGGTGGAAGCTCGTCGAGTTTCAGTGATGCTGGTCCATTGTCCAGTTACATACCGCCACCATCAGGTATCCCATCTGGAAGTTACGGTGCTCCTCCAAGTGCTCCGAGCAG ACCAAGCTCCAGCTATGGTCCTCCCAGTCCACCATCGCAATCATATGGGCCACCACCAAGCAG ACCAAGCTCAAATTATGGTCCTCCCAGTCCACCATCGCAATCATATGGGCCACCACCAAGCAG ACCAAGCTCCAACTATGGACCTCCCAGTCCACCATCGCAATCATACGGGCCACCACCAAGCAG ACCAAGCTCAAGCTATGGACCACCACCCAGTCGACCTTCTCAATCGTATGGCCCACCACCAAGCAG aCCAAGCTCAAACTATGGTCCTCCTAGTCCACCTTCGCAATCGTATGGACCACCACCAAGCAG ACCAAGCTCCAGCTATGGACCACCACCCAGTCGACCTTCTCAATCGTACGGAGCACCACCAAGCAG aCCAAGCTCAAACTATGGTCCTCCCAGTCCACCTTCGCAATCGTATGGACCACCACCAAGCAG ACCAAGCTCTAGCTATGGACCACCACCCAGCCAACCTTCTCAATCGTACGGACCACCACCAAGCAG ACCAAGCTCTAGCTATGGACCACCACCCAGTCAACCTTCTCAATCTTACGGACCACCACCAAGCAG TCCACCTTCGCAATCGTATGGACCACCGCCAAGCAG ACCAAGCTCCAATTACGGACCACCTCAACAAAGCTTCAGTCCTCCATCAACCAGTTATGGCGTTCCTGCTGCTCCATTACCAGTAGCACCATCATCAAGTTACGGAGCTCCATCTTCAGGAGGATTCAGCAGTGGTTCAAGTGGATTCGGCTCAAGTGGTTCGGGAGGTTACAGTTCGGGACCATCAGTTCCAGCGACAATTCAACAAAACTACGATTCTAACGGAGGATATCAGTACTAA
- the LOC119080729 gene encoding basic salivary proline-rich protein 2-like isoform X22, translated as MRANLHLAAVVVLCYIGTTIGKDVVKREAPLPSSNYLPPSQPSSSYGAPSQGSFGGGFGGSSSSFSDAGPLSSYIPPPSGIPSGSYGAPPSAPSRPSSSYGPPSPPSQSYGPPPSRPSSNYGPPSPPSQSYGPPPSRPSSNYGPPSPPSQSYGPPPSRPSSSYGPPPSRPSQSYGPPPSRPSSNYGPPSPPSQSYGPPPSRPSSSYGPPPSRPSQSYGAPPSRPSSNYGPPSPPSQSYGPPPSRPSSNYGPPSPPSQSYGPPPSSPPSQSYGPPPSRPSSNYGPPQQSFSPPSTSYGVPAAPLPVAPSSSYGAPSSGGFSSGSSGFGSSGSGGYSSGPSVPATIQQNYDSNGGYQY; from the exons ATGAGGGCAAATTTGCATTTG GCTGCAGTTGTTGTCCTTTGCTACATTGGAACAACAATCGGAAAAGATGTTGTAAAGCGAGAAG CTCCACTACCATCTAGCAATTATTTACCGCCATCTCAACCGTCATCAAGTTACGGAGCCCCAAGTCAGGGTAGCTTCGGAGGTGGATTCGGTGGAAGCTCGTCGAGTTTCAGTGATGCTGGTCCATTGTCCAGTTACATACCGCCACCATCAGGTATCCCATCTGGAAGTTACGGTGCTCCTCCAAGTGCTCCGAGCAG ACCAAGCTCCAGCTATGGTCCTCCCAGTCCACCATCGCAATCATATGGGCCACCACCAAGCAG ACCAAGCTCAAATTATGGTCCTCCCAGTCCACCATCGCAATCATATGGGCCACCACCAAGCAG ACCAAGCTCCAACTATGGACCTCCCAGTCCACCATCGCAATCATACGGGCCACCACCAAGCAG ACCAAGCTCAAGCTATGGACCACCACCCAGTCGACCTTCTCAATCGTATGGCCCACCACCAAGCAG aCCAAGCTCAAACTATGGTCCTCCTAGTCCACCTTCGCAATCGTATGGACCACCACCAAGCAG ACCAAGCTCCAGCTATGGACCACCACCCAGTCGACCTTCTCAATCGTACGGAGCACCACCAAGCAG aCCAAGCTCAAACTATGGTCCTCCCAGTCCACCTTCGCAATCGTATGGACCACCACCAAGCAG ACCAAGCTCCAACTATGGTCCACCTAGTCCACCTTCGCAATCGTATGGTCCTCCACCAAGCAG TCCACCTTCGCAATCGTATGGACCACCGCCAAGCAG ACCAAGCTCCAATTACGGACCACCTCAACAAAGCTTCAGTCCTCCATCAACCAGTTATGGCGTTCCTGCTGCTCCATTACCAGTAGCACCATCATCAAGTTACGGAGCTCCATCTTCAGGAGGATTCAGCAGTGGTTCAAGTGGATTCGGCTCAAGTGGTTCGGGAGGTTACAGTTCGGGACCATCAGTTCCAGCGACAATTCAACAAAACTACGATTCTAACGGAGGATATCAGTACTAA